The proteins below are encoded in one region of Micromonospora sp. DSM 45708:
- a CDS encoding UTP--glucose-1-phosphate uridylyltransferase, whose amino-acid sequence MSEHSANPSATPGRSRAVKAVIPAAGLATRFLPATKAVPKELLPVVDRPVLQYIVEEATQAGITDVLLITGRGKTSMVDHFDRRPDLEERLAKKPELLAAVKRTEELAAVYTVRQPEQLGLGHAVGFAESHVGDAAFAVLLGDEFVKPSEPLLPAMLELQARTGGVVLAFFEVDPAETSRYGIASVEPAESEYADIAEVVRVTGMVEKPSPEDAPSNLAVLGRYVLPGRIFDAIRRTKPGSGGEIQLTDAMELLRTEGVPVHAIVYRGTRYDTGMPLGYLQTVVQIAAEREDIGTEFRKWLVEFVNNGDETVTDAVLNGLRNASGGADT is encoded by the coding sequence ATGTCGGAGCACTCAGCGAACCCCTCAGCGACCCCCGGTCGCTCCCGTGCGGTCAAGGCCGTCATCCCGGCCGCCGGCCTGGCCACCCGGTTCCTGCCGGCCACCAAGGCGGTCCCGAAGGAGTTGCTGCCGGTCGTCGACCGGCCGGTTCTCCAGTACATCGTCGAGGAGGCCACCCAGGCCGGCATCACCGACGTGCTGCTGATCACCGGGCGGGGCAAGACCTCGATGGTCGACCACTTCGACCGGCGGCCCGACCTGGAGGAACGGCTCGCCAAGAAGCCCGAGCTGCTGGCCGCCGTCAAGCGCACCGAGGAACTTGCCGCCGTCTACACGGTCCGCCAGCCGGAGCAGCTCGGCCTGGGCCACGCCGTCGGGTTCGCCGAGTCGCACGTCGGCGACGCCGCCTTCGCGGTGCTGCTCGGCGACGAGTTCGTCAAGCCCTCCGAGCCGCTGTTGCCGGCCATGCTGGAGCTCCAGGCCCGCACCGGCGGCGTGGTGCTCGCGTTCTTCGAGGTCGACCCGGCCGAGACCAGCCGCTACGGCATCGCCTCGGTCGAGCCGGCCGAATCGGAGTACGCCGACATCGCCGAGGTCGTCAGGGTCACCGGCATGGTGGAGAAGCCCAGCCCGGAGGACGCGCCCAGCAACCTGGCCGTCCTCGGCCGGTACGTGCTGCCGGGGCGGATCTTCGACGCGATCCGGCGCACGAAGCCGGGCAGCGGCGGCGAGATCCAGCTCACCGACGCGATGGAGCTGCTGCGCACCGAGGGGGTGCCGGTGCACGCCATCGTCTACCGGGGCACCCGCTACGACACCGGTATGCCGCTGGGCTACCTCCAGACCGTGGTGCAGATCGCCGCCGAGCGGGAGGACATCGGCACCGAGTTCCGCAAGTGGCTCGTGGAGTTCGTCAACAACGGCGACGAGACGGTCACCGACGCGGTCCTCAACGGGCTGCGCAACGCGTCCGGCGGTGCCGATACATGA
- a CDS encoding sensor domain-containing diguanylate cyclase — translation MTLRGRLTVAFLVVVLGPVLLGAFFVGATLSAVDRSRATERLGLAAAGVRTSVDALCQQLRAAADAVALVTDPAARSRAADQVVGRGLAAAVVIADPAGRTSYATAGGPAGPWQDCVGAPAGRVGALAVQVRLRDPAGADLGAVAAAQPVDPAFVARLAAVTGVGVTLLDGPGRITHTTEDPGVRAAVLAAARQAVGDRVAGTGDGRYVRRVGPSPGQPLPLVLSVPARRPPVLFGALAAAVALAALLAVLAAWRLARVTTRPLVELAGAVDRVAHGDLTARVPVRSRDEIGRLAAAFNRMMRETGSYVAALTSSRDQLRNHLVVLGDTLASTHDLQRILRVILDSAIAGTGARAGAVLLLDGHGVLVGQCVEGLVGRWPTDDPADPATLRVPVGTGVVGAVAATGEPVRGRWTAPDPPTGEPTCETYVAVPFAAPEPRGQERPGHPPADGDPAAPPSAALGVLALYDRLGGHEFDDDDLAMLRTFAGHAAVAVENVRVHEEAQRLSLTDPLTGLWNYRYLRESIRREVERANRFGRMLSVLALDLDRFKDVNDTWGHAAGDAVLVEFARRVRGVIREVDLAFRQGGEEFVVLLPETDARGATIVAERLGAVVRDQPVPVDGHGDDDEPLRVPVTVSIGIAVYPDHAAGDQQVLDAADDALYAAKAAGRDGYRLAPAAVPDPVRTQEIPVVATTVSPPDGLPRAGAADPAGAAQGGASSGPHPPRQSRGR, via the coding sequence TGACGGTGGCCTTCCTCGTGGTGGTCCTCGGCCCCGTCCTGCTCGGCGCGTTCTTCGTCGGCGCCACGCTCAGCGCGGTCGACCGCAGCCGCGCCACCGAGCGGCTGGGCCTGGCCGCGGCCGGCGTGCGTACCTCGGTCGACGCGCTCTGCCAGCAACTGCGCGCGGCGGCCGACGCGGTCGCGCTGGTGACCGACCCGGCCGCCCGGTCGCGCGCCGCCGACCAGGTGGTCGGCCGGGGGCTGGCCGCCGCCGTCGTGATCGCCGACCCCGCCGGCCGGACCAGCTACGCCACCGCCGGGGGGCCGGCCGGTCCGTGGCAGGACTGCGTCGGCGCGCCGGCCGGCCGGGTGGGGGCGCTCGCCGTCCAGGTCCGGCTCCGCGACCCGGCCGGCGCCGACCTGGGCGCGGTCGCCGCCGCCCAGCCCGTCGACCCGGCCTTCGTGGCGCGGCTCGCGGCCGTGACCGGCGTCGGGGTCACCCTCCTCGACGGCCCCGGGCGGATCACCCACACGACCGAGGACCCGGGGGTACGCGCGGCGGTGCTGGCCGCCGCCCGCCAGGCGGTCGGGGATCGGGTGGCCGGGACCGGCGACGGGCGGTACGTGCGCCGGGTCGGGCCGTCCCCCGGGCAGCCGCTGCCGTTGGTGCTCTCGGTGCCGGCCCGCCGCCCGCCGGTCCTGTTCGGCGCGTTGGCCGCCGCGGTGGCGCTGGCCGCGCTGCTGGCCGTGCTGGCCGCCTGGCGGCTGGCCCGGGTGACCACCCGGCCACTTGTCGAGCTGGCCGGCGCGGTGGACCGGGTGGCGCACGGCGACCTGACCGCGCGGGTGCCGGTCCGCAGCCGCGACGAGATCGGGCGGCTGGCCGCCGCGTTCAACCGGATGATGCGGGAGACCGGCAGCTACGTGGCGGCGCTGACCAGCAGCCGGGACCAGCTCCGCAACCACCTCGTCGTGCTCGGTGACACGCTGGCCAGCACGCACGACCTGCAACGCATCCTGCGGGTGATCCTGGACAGCGCGATCGCCGGGACCGGTGCCCGGGCCGGCGCGGTGCTGCTGCTCGACGGCCACGGCGTGCTGGTCGGCCAGTGCGTCGAGGGGCTGGTCGGGCGCTGGCCGACCGACGACCCGGCGGACCCGGCGACGCTGCGGGTGCCGGTCGGCACCGGCGTGGTCGGCGCGGTGGCCGCCACCGGCGAGCCGGTGCGGGGCCGCTGGACCGCGCCGGACCCGCCGACCGGGGAGCCGACCTGCGAGACGTACGTGGCGGTGCCGTTCGCCGCCCCCGAGCCGCGCGGCCAGGAACGTCCCGGGCACCCGCCGGCCGACGGCGACCCGGCCGCTCCGCCCAGCGCGGCGCTCGGCGTGCTGGCCCTCTACGACCGGCTCGGCGGGCACGAGTTCGACGACGACGACCTGGCCATGCTGCGGACGTTCGCCGGGCACGCGGCGGTGGCGGTGGAGAACGTCCGGGTGCACGAGGAGGCGCAGCGGCTCTCCCTCACCGACCCGCTGACCGGGCTGTGGAACTACCGCTACCTGCGGGAGTCGATCCGGCGCGAGGTGGAACGGGCGAACCGCTTCGGCCGGATGCTCAGCGTGCTCGCGCTCGACCTGGACCGGTTCAAGGACGTCAACGACACCTGGGGGCACGCCGCCGGGGACGCCGTGCTGGTCGAGTTCGCCCGCCGGGTACGCGGCGTGATCCGCGAGGTGGACCTGGCGTTCCGGCAGGGCGGCGAGGAGTTCGTGGTGCTGCTGCCGGAGACCGACGCCCGGGGCGCCACGATCGTCGCCGAGCGGCTCGGCGCGGTGGTGCGGGACCAGCCGGTGCCGGTCGACGGCCACGGCGACGACGACGAGCCGCTCCGGGTGCCGGTGACGGTGTCCATCGGCATCGCCGTCTATCCCGATCACGCCGCCGGTGACCAGCAGGTGCTGGACGCGGCCGACGACGCGTTGTACGCGGCCAAGGCGGCCGGGCGGGACGGCTACCGGCTGGCGCCCGCGGCCGTCCCCGATCCGGTTCGCACCCAGGAGATTCCGGTGGTGGCCACCACGGTCAGCCCGCCCGACGGGCTGCCCCGGGCCGGCGCGGCGGACCCGGCGGGCGCCGCACAGGGCGGCGCGTCTTCCGGTCCTCACCCGCCGCGGCAGAGCCGTGGCCGATAG